A genomic segment from Nicotiana tabacum cultivar K326 chromosome 7, ASM71507v2, whole genome shotgun sequence encodes:
- the LOC107817797 gene encoding homeobox protein knotted-1-like 1 isoform X1 gives MMDELSKLHSAIACSSNNNHVVGVLEHITGQQQEGPINNSSVDNNLEKASLEMSDLIKAQIANHPLYPNLLSAYLQCRKVGTPQEMASILEEISKENHLISSCHNTEIGTDPELDDFMESYCAVLLKYKEELSKPFDEATTFLNNIESQLSSLCKENLTTTTTTTTSFNSNNNYLSDEAGGTSDEDLGCREMEAVDSTQESPANREGDNELKETLMRKYSGYLSSLRKEFLKKRKKGKLPKDARTALLDWWNTHYRWPYPTEEEKNRLSEITGLDPKQINNWFINQRKRHWRPSEDMKYALMEGVSSGSIAGSMYFDGAGGTGSIGT, from the exons ATGATGGATGAATTGAGCAAACTTCATTCTGCTATTGCATGTTCGAGTAACAATAATCATGTTGTGGGAGTCCTTGAGCACATAACTGGTCAACAACAAGAGGGGCCAATTAATAACAGTAGTGTTGATAATAATCTTGAAAAAGCCAGTTTGGAGATGTCAGATCTTATTAAAGCTCAGATTGCTAATCATCCTCTTTATCCTAACTTATTATCTGCCTACCTTCAATGCCGAAAG GTTGGAACACCCCAAGAAATGGCATCAATTCTTGAAGAAATCAGCAAAGAGAACCACTTAATATCCAGCTGCCACAATACTGAAATTGGAACTGATCCAGAACTTGATGATTTTATG GAATCATATTGTGCAGTATTACTAAAATACAAGGAGGAGTTGTCAAAGCCGTTTGATGAAGCCACGACGTTCTTGAATAACATTGAGTCGCAGCTCAGTTCTCTCTGCAAAGAAaacttaacaacaacaacaacaaccaccaccTCTTTCAACTCTAACAACAATTATCTATCTG ATGAAGCAGGTGGTACTTCAGACGAGGATCTAGGCTGCAGGGAAATGGAAGCAGTGGATAGTACTCAAGAATCTCCTGCTAACCGTGAAGGTGATAATGAGCTAAAAGAAACGCTGATGCGCAAATATAGTGGCTACCTTAGCAGCTTGAGaaaggaatttttgaagaagaggaagaaaggcaagttaCCCAAGGATGCAAGAACTGCATTGCTGGATTGGTGGAATACCCACTACAGATGGCCTTATCCCACG gaagaagagaaaaataggctgTCGGAGATCACTGGGCTAGACCCGAAGCAGATAAACAACTGGTTCATAAACCAAAGGAAGCGACACTGGCGGCCATCAGAAGACATGAAATATGCACTCATGGAAGGTGTCAGCAGCGGTAGCATTGCCGGATCCATGTATTTTGATGGAGCTGGAGGCACTGGAAGTATTGGCacttga